A region of Equus przewalskii isolate Varuska chromosome 29, EquPr2, whole genome shotgun sequence DNA encodes the following proteins:
- the PLXNB2 gene encoding plexin-B2 isoform X2, producing the protein MALPLWALALLGLVGTSAGLRPRKLEFFRSETELNHLVVDEASGVVYLGAVNALYQLSAELQLEQQVATGPALDNKKCTPPIEASQCHEAMLTDNVNQLLLLDPPRKRLVECGSLFKGICALRALSNISTCLFYEDGSGEKSFVASNDESVATVGLVSATGPGGERVLFVGKGNGPHDNGIIVSTRLLDRAEGREAFEAYTDHATYKAGYLSTNTQQFVAAFEDGLYVFFVFNQQDKHPPRNRTLLARMCKQDPFYYSYLEMDLQCLDPSDVQAPAFGTCLAASVAVPGAARVLYAVFSKDGRGGGGPRAGLCLFPLDEVHAKMEANRNACYTGTRDAGRDTFYKPFHGDIQCGGHGQGASESFPCGSEHLPYPLGSRDGLTAMAVLQRGGLNLTAVTVTAENGHTVAFLGTSDGRVLKVYLTPDGSPAEYGSILVEINKRIKQDLVLSADLSSLYAMTQDKVFRLPVQECLSHLNCAQCRSSQDPYCGWCVVEGRCTRRAECPRANESGHWLWSRDESCVAITGAQPQNMSRRAQGEVQLTVSPLPALREEDELLCLFGESPPHSARVEGDAVICNSPSNIPSTPPGQDHVAVNVQLLFRHGNIFLTSHLYPFYDCREAMSLVENLPCISCASNRWTCQWELRYHECREASPNPEDGIVRAHMEDNCPQFLNPSPLVIPMNHETDVTFQGKNLDTVKGSSLHVGSDLLKFEEPVSVQGPGTFFFRTPKLSHDANETLPLHLYVKSYGKNIDSKLQVTLYNCSFGRSDCSLCLAADPTYQCVWCSGQGRCVYKALCSNATSECPPPVITRIQPETGPLGGGIRVTIHGSNLGVRADDVKRVTVADRNCTFEPERYSVSTRIVCAIEAAEAPSTGGVMVEVNGKFGYSPPHVQFTYQQPQPLSVEPKQGPQAGGTTLTISGTHLDTGSEEDVRVTLSDVPCKVTQFGAQLQCVTGPQVSLGELHLEIYYGGSLVPSPGVTFTYRENPVLRAFEPLRSFVSGGRSINVTGQGFSLIQRFAMVVIAEPLQSWRRRREAGPLQPTMVVGTEYTFYNDSKVVFLSPAVPEEPEAYNLTALIQMDGHRVLLRTEAGAFEYVADPTFENFTGGVKKQVNKLIHARGTNLNKAMTLHEAEAFVGAERCIMKTLTETDLYCEPPEVQPPPKRRQKRDTTNNLPEFIVKFGSREWVLGRVEYDTRVSDVPLSLILPLVIVPMVAVIAVSVYCYWRKSQQAEREYEKIKSQLEGLEESVRDRCKKEFTDLMIEMEDQTNDVHEAGIPVLDYKTYTDRVFFLPSKDGDKDVMITGKLDIPESRRPVVEQALYQFSNLLNSKSFLINFIHTLENQREFSARAKVYFASLLTVALHGKLEYYTDIMRTLFLELMEQYVVAKNPKLMLRRSETVVERMLSNWMSICLYQYLKDSAGEPLYKLFKAIKHQVEKGPVDAVQKKAKYTLNDTGLLGDDVEYAPLTVSVIVQDEGVDAVPVKVLNCDTISQVKEKIIDQVYRTQPCSRWPKADSVVLEWRPGSTAQILSDLDLTSQREGRWKRINTLMHYNVRDGATLLLSKVGVSQQPEDSQQDLPGERHALLEEENRVWHLVRPTDEVDEGKSKRGSVKEKERTKAITEIYLTRLLSVKGTLQQFVDNFFQSVLAPGKAVPPAVKYFFDFLDEQAEKHDIRDEDTVHIWKTNSLPLRFWVNILKNPHFIFDVHVHEVVDASLSVIAQTFMDACTRTEHKLSRDSPSNKLLYAKEISTYKKMVEDYYKGIRQMVQVSDQDMNTHLAEISRAHTDSLNTLVALHQLYQYTQKYYDEIINALEDDPAAQKMQLAFRLQQIAAALENKVTDL; encoded by the exons ATGGCACTGCCGCTCTGGGCCCTGGCCCTCCTGGGCCTGGTGGGCACAAGCGCGGGCTTGCGGCCCCGCAAGCTGGAGTTCTTCCGCAGCGAGACAGAACTAAACCACCTGGTGGTGGATGAGGCGTCGGGCGTGGTGTACCTGGGGGCGGTGAACGCGCTCTACCAGCTGAGTGCTGAGCTGCAGTTGGAGCAGCAGGTGGCCACAGGCCCGGCCCTGGACAACAAGAAGTGTACACCGCCCATCGAGGCCAGCCAGTGCCACGAGGCCATGCTGACCGACAACGTCAATCAGCTCCTGTTGCTCGACCCACCCAGGAAGCGCCTCGTCGAGTGCGGCAGCCTCTTCAAGGGCATCTGTGCCCTGCGCGCCCTGAGCAACATCTCCACATGCCTCTTCTACGAGGACGGCAGTGGCGAGAAGTCCTTTGTGGCCAGCAATGATGAGAGCGTGGCCACAGTGGGGCTGGTGAGCGCCACAGGCCCTGGCGGTGAGCGTGTGCTGTTCGTGGGCAAAGGCAACGGGCCTCATGACAACGGCATCATCGTGAGCACCCGCCTCCTGGACcgggctgagggcagggaggcctTCGAGGCCTACACAGACCATGCCACCTACAAGGCCGGCTACCTGTCCACCAACACGCAGCAGTTCGTGGCTGCCTTTGAGGACGGCCTGTACGTCTTCTTCGTCTTCAACCAGCAAGACAAGCACCCGCCGCGGAACCGCACGCTGCTGGCGCGCATGTGCAAGCAGGACCCCTTCTACTACTCCTACCTGGAGATGGACCTGCAGTGCCTCGACCCCAGCGACGTCCAGGCCCCTGCCTTTGGCACCTGCCTGGCAGCCTCTGTGGCCGTGCCAGGTGCCGCCAGGGTGCTCTACGCTGTCTTCAGTAAGGATGGCCGGGGCGGTGGGGGGCCCCGTGCAGGCCTCTGCCTGTTCCCACTGGATGAGGTCCATGCCAAGATGGAGGCCAACCGCAATGCCTGCTACACGGGCACGCGGGATGCGGGTCGCGATACCTTCTACAAGCCCTTCCACGGCGACATCCAGTGTGGTGGCCACGGGCAG GGCGCCAGTGAGAGCTTCCCCTGTGGCTCGGAGCACCTGCCCTACCCGCTGGGCAGCCGAGACGGACTCACAGCCATGGCCGTGCTGCAGCGTGGCGGCCTGAACCTGACGGCTGTGACGGTGACCGCAGAAAACGGCCACACCGTTGCCTTCCTGGGCACCTCAGATGGCCGGGTCCTCAAG GTGTACCTCACCCCAGATGGCAGCCCCGCAGAATATGGCTCTATTCTTGTGGAGATCAACAAGAGGATCAAGCAGGACCTGGTGCTCTCTGCAGATCTGTCCAGTCTGTATGCCATGACCCAGGACAAG GTGTTCCGGCTCCCAGTGCAGGAGTGTCTGAGCCACCTGAACTGCGCCCAGTGCCGCAGCTCCCAGGACCCCTACTGCGGCTGGTGCGTCGTCGAGGGACG ATGCACCAGGAGGGCTGAGTGCCCGAGGGCCAACGAGAGTGGCCACTGGCTATGGAGCCGAGACGAGTCCTGTGTGGCCATAACCGGGGCCCAGCCACAGAACATGAGCCGGAGGGCCCAGGGGGAG GTGCAGCTGACTGTCAGTCCCCTCCCGGCCCTGAGGGAGGAGGATGAGCTGCTGTGCCTCTTCGGTGAATCACCGCCACACTCAGCCCGAGTGGAGGGGGACGCCGTCATCTGCAACTCCCCGAGCAACATTCCCAGCACACCGCCCGGCCAGG ACCACGTGGCTGTGAACGTCCAGCTCCTCTTCAGACACGGCAACATCTTTCTTACCTCCCACCTGTACCCCTTCTATGATTGCCGGGAGGCCATGAGCCTGGTGGAGAACCTGCC gtgCATCTCCTGTGCCAGCAATCGCTGGACCTGCCAGTGGGAACTTCGCTACCATGAGTGTCGGGAGGCCTCGCCCAACCCCGAGGATGGCATCGTCCGTGCTCACATG GAGGACAACTGCCCCCAGTTCCTGAACCCCAGCCCACTGGTCATCCCCATGAACCATGAGACAGACGTGACCTTCCAGGGCAAGAACCTGGACACAGTGAAG GGCTCCTCCCTGCACGTAGGCAGTGACCTGCTCAAGTTCGAGGAGCCAGTGAGCGTGCAGGGGCCAGGGACCTTCTTCTTTCGGACCCCAAAG CTGTCCCATGACGCCAATGAGACGCTGCCCCTGCACCTGTACGTCAAATCCTACGGCAAGAACATTGACAGCAAGCTCCAag TGACCCTCTACAACTGCTCCTTTGGCCGAAGTGACTGCAGCCTGTGCCTGGCTGCTGACCCCACCTACCAGTGCGTGTGGTGCAGCGGGCAGGGCAGGTGTGTGTACAAGGCCCTGTGCAGCAACGCCACCTCCGAGTGCCCGCCGCCCGTCATCACCAGG ATCCAGCCTGAGACGGGCCCACTAGGCGGCGGCATTCGTGTCACCATCCACGGGTCAAATTTGGGGGTCAGAGCCGACGACGTCAAGAGGGTCACTGTTGCTGACCGGAACTGCACCTTTGAGCCAGAACGGTACTCTGTGTCCACCCG GATTGTGTGTGCCATCGAGGCTGCAGAGGCGCCCTCCACAGGGGGTGTCATGGTGGAGGTCAATGGGAAGTTCGGCTATTCACCACCCCACGTCCAGTTCACCTACCAG cagccccagcccctcagcGTGGAGCCAAAGCAGGGGCCACAGGCAGGTGGGACCACGCTGACCATCAGTGGCACCCACCTGGACACGGGCTCTGAGGAAGACGTGCGGGTGACCCTCAGTGATGTCCCCTGTAAAGT gacgCAGTTTGGGGCCCAGCTCCAGTGTGTCACAGGCCCCCAGGTGTCTCTGGGGGAGCTGCACCTGGAGATTTACTACGGGGGCTCCCTGGTGCCTAGCCCTGGTGTCACCTTCACCTACCGCGAGAATCCGGTGCTGCGGGCCTTCGAGCCGTTGCGGAGCTTTGTCAG CGGCGGCCGGAGCATCAATGTCACGGGGCAGGGCTTCAGCCTGATCCAGAGATTCGCCATGGTAGTCATAGCCGAGCCCCTGCAGtcctggcggcggcggcgggaggccGGACCCCTGCAGCCCACGATG GTTGTGGGCACGGAGTACACGTTCTACAACGACTCCAAGGTTGTGTTCTTGTCCCCGGCTGTCCCCGAGGAGCCCGAGGCCTACAACCTCACAGCACTCATTCAGATGGACGGGCACCGTGTCCTGCTCAGGACTGAGGCTGGCGCCTTTGAGTACGTGGCCGACCCCACCTTCGAGAACTTTACAGGGGGCGTCAAGAAGCAGGTCAACAAGCTCATCCACGCCCGG GGCACCAATCTGAACAAAGCAATGACACTTCACGAGGCCGAGGCCTTCGTGGGTGCCGAGCGCTGCATCATGAAGACGCTGACTGAGACTGACCTGTACTGTGAACCCCCAGAGGTGCAGCCCCCCCCCAAGCGGCGGCAGAAGCGGGACACGACCAACAACCTGCCTGAGTTCATT GTGAAATTCGGCTCACGGGAGTGGGTGCTGGGCCGCGTGGAGTATGACACGCGTGTGAGTGATGTGCCACTCAGCCTCATCCTGCCACTGGTCATTGTGCCCATGGTGGCTGTCATTGCTGTGTCTGTCTACTGCTACTG GAGGAAGAGCCAGCAAGCGGAGCGCGAGTATGAGAAGATCAAGTCCCAGCTGGAGGGCTTGGAGGAAAGCGTGCGGGACCGCTGCAAGAAGGAGTTCACGG ACCTCATGATCGAGATGGAGGACCAGACAAACGACGTGCACGAGGCGGGCATCCCCGTGCTGGACTACAAGACCTACACCGACCGCGTCTTCTTCCTGCCCTCCAAGGACGGTGACAAGGATGTGATGATCACGGGCAAGCTGGACATCCCCGAGTCGCGGCGGCCTGTGGTGGAGCAGGCCCTATACCAGTTCTCCAACCTGCTCAACAGCAAGTCCTTCCTCATCAAT TTCATCCACACCCTGGAGAACCAACGGGAGTTCTCGGCCCGCGCTAAGGTCTACTTTGCATCGCTGCTGACGGTGGCGCTGCACGGGAAGCTGGAGTACTACACGGACATCATGCGCACGCTCTTCCTGGAGCTCATGGAGCAGTACGTGGTGGCCAAGAACCCCAAGCTGATGCTGCGCAG GTCTGAGACAGTGGTGGAGAGGATGCTGTCCAACTGGATGTCCATCTGCCTGTACCAGTACCTCAAG GACAGCGCTGGCGAGCCACTGTACAAGCTCTTCAAGGCCATTAAGCATCAGGTAGAGAAGGGACCAGTGGACGCCGTGCAGAAGAAGGCTAAATACACCCTCAATGACACAGGCCTGCTGGGCGACGATGTGGAGTATGCGCCCCTG ACGGTGAGCGTGATCGTTCAGGATGAAGGGGTCGACGCTGTCCCTGTCAAGGTCCTCAACTGTGACACCATCTCCCAGGTCAAGGAGAAGATCATTGACCAAGTGTACCGCACACAGCCTTGCTCTCGCTGGCCCAAGGCTGACAGTGTGGTCCTCG AGTGGCGTCCTGGGTCCACAGCGCAGATCCTGTCAGACCTGGACCTGACGTCTCAGCGGGAGGGCCGCTGGAAGCGCATCAACACCCTGATGCACTACAAC GTCCGGGACGGCGCCACTCTCCTCCTGTCAAAGGTGGGGGTCTCCCAGCAGCCGGAGGACAGCCAGCAGGACCTGCCCGGGGAGC GCCACgccctcctggaggaggagaacCGGGTGTGGCACCTGGTGCGGCCCACAGACGAGGTGGACGAAGGCAAGTCGAAGCGCGGCAGTGTGAAGGAGAAGGAGCGCACCAAGGCCATCACCGAAATCTACCTGACTCGCCTGCTGTCCGTCAAG ggCACACTGCAGCAGTTTGTGGACAACTTCTTCCAGAGCGTGCTGGCTCCTGGGAAAGCCGTGCCACCCGCCGTCAAGTACTTCTTCGACTTCCTGGACGAGCAAGCAGAGAAGCATGACATCAGGGATGAGGATACTGTCCACATCTGGAAGACCAACAG tttaccaCTCCGGTTCTGGGTGAACATCCTCAAGAACCCTCACTTCATCTTTGACGTGCACGTCCACGAGGTGGTGGACGCCTCCCTGTCGGTCATCGCACAGACCTTCATGGATGCCTGCACGCGCACAGAGCACAAGCTGAGCCGC GACTCTCCCAGCAACAAGCTGCTCTACGCGAAGGAGATCTCCACCTACAAGAAGATGGTAGAGGA TTACTACAAGGGGATCAGACAGATGGTGCAGGTCAGCGACCAGGACATGAACACACATTTGGCAGAGATTTCCCGG GCACACACGGACTCCCTGAACACCCTTGTGGCCCTGCACCAGCTCTACCAGTACACCCAGAAGTACTATGACGAG ATCATCAACGCCCTAGAGGACGATCCTGCCGCCCAGAAGATGCAGCTGGCCTTCCGCCTCCAGCAGATCGCGGCTGCACTTGAGAACAAAGTCACAGACCTCTGA
- the PLXNB2 gene encoding plexin-B2 isoform X1: MCRVESPGLGLPVARGAPRVVPRPRGARCLGKPGPKPGRTSPARRWTHCGRGGCGGVERRPATPPLHLPSSPPPLPLSRPRPPIPVGGGAAAPALRPLLGHTKARLHGSRAGRSAAPIAAWAPSSLGFGRAENLNAGLERRLSWSTGALGTGAMALPLWALALLGLVGTSAGLRPRKLEFFRSETELNHLVVDEASGVVYLGAVNALYQLSAELQLEQQVATGPALDNKKCTPPIEASQCHEAMLTDNVNQLLLLDPPRKRLVECGSLFKGICALRALSNISTCLFYEDGSGEKSFVASNDESVATVGLVSATGPGGERVLFVGKGNGPHDNGIIVSTRLLDRAEGREAFEAYTDHATYKAGYLSTNTQQFVAAFEDGLYVFFVFNQQDKHPPRNRTLLARMCKQDPFYYSYLEMDLQCLDPSDVQAPAFGTCLAASVAVPGAARVLYAVFSKDGRGGGGPRAGLCLFPLDEVHAKMEANRNACYTGTRDAGRDTFYKPFHGDIQCGGHGQGASESFPCGSEHLPYPLGSRDGLTAMAVLQRGGLNLTAVTVTAENGHTVAFLGTSDGRVLKVYLTPDGSPAEYGSILVEINKRIKQDLVLSADLSSLYAMTQDKVFRLPVQECLSHLNCAQCRSSQDPYCGWCVVEGRCTRRAECPRANESGHWLWSRDESCVAITGAQPQNMSRRAQGEVQLTVSPLPALREEDELLCLFGESPPHSARVEGDAVICNSPSNIPSTPPGQDHVAVNVQLLFRHGNIFLTSHLYPFYDCREAMSLVENLPCISCASNRWTCQWELRYHECREASPNPEDGIVRAHMEDNCPQFLNPSPLVIPMNHETDVTFQGKNLDTVKGSSLHVGSDLLKFEEPVSVQGPGTFFFRTPKLSHDANETLPLHLYVKSYGKNIDSKLQVTLYNCSFGRSDCSLCLAADPTYQCVWCSGQGRCVYKALCSNATSECPPPVITRIQPETGPLGGGIRVTIHGSNLGVRADDVKRVTVADRNCTFEPERYSVSTRIVCAIEAAEAPSTGGVMVEVNGKFGYSPPHVQFTYQQPQPLSVEPKQGPQAGGTTLTISGTHLDTGSEEDVRVTLSDVPCKVTQFGAQLQCVTGPQVSLGELHLEIYYGGSLVPSPGVTFTYRENPVLRAFEPLRSFVSGGRSINVTGQGFSLIQRFAMVVIAEPLQSWRRRREAGPLQPTMVVGTEYTFYNDSKVVFLSPAVPEEPEAYNLTALIQMDGHRVLLRTEAGAFEYVADPTFENFTGGVKKQVNKLIHARGTNLNKAMTLHEAEAFVGAERCIMKTLTETDLYCEPPEVQPPPKRRQKRDTTNNLPEFIVKFGSREWVLGRVEYDTRVSDVPLSLILPLVIVPMVAVIAVSVYCYWRKSQQAEREYEKIKSQLEGLEESVRDRCKKEFTDLMIEMEDQTNDVHEAGIPVLDYKTYTDRVFFLPSKDGDKDVMITGKLDIPESRRPVVEQALYQFSNLLNSKSFLINFIHTLENQREFSARAKVYFASLLTVALHGKLEYYTDIMRTLFLELMEQYVVAKNPKLMLRRSETVVERMLSNWMSICLYQYLKDSAGEPLYKLFKAIKHQVEKGPVDAVQKKAKYTLNDTGLLGDDVEYAPLTVSVIVQDEGVDAVPVKVLNCDTISQVKEKIIDQVYRTQPCSRWPKADSVVLEWRPGSTAQILSDLDLTSQREGRWKRINTLMHYNVRDGATLLLSKVGVSQQPEDSQQDLPGERHALLEEENRVWHLVRPTDEVDEGKSKRGSVKEKERTKAITEIYLTRLLSVKGTLQQFVDNFFQSVLAPGKAVPPAVKYFFDFLDEQAEKHDIRDEDTVHIWKTNSLPLRFWVNILKNPHFIFDVHVHEVVDASLSVIAQTFMDACTRTEHKLSRDSPSNKLLYAKEISTYKKMVEDYYKGIRQMVQVSDQDMNTHLAEISRAHTDSLNTLVALHQLYQYTQKYYDEIINALEDDPAAQKMQLAFRLQQIAAALENKVTDL, encoded by the exons TCGGCTTCGGACGTGCAG AGAATCTCAATGCAGGCCTGGAGAGGAGACTGAGCTGGAGTACTGGAGCTTTG ggCACAGGGGCGATGGCACTGCCGCTCTGGGCCCTGGCCCTCCTGGGCCTGGTGGGCACAAGCGCGGGCTTGCGGCCCCGCAAGCTGGAGTTCTTCCGCAGCGAGACAGAACTAAACCACCTGGTGGTGGATGAGGCGTCGGGCGTGGTGTACCTGGGGGCGGTGAACGCGCTCTACCAGCTGAGTGCTGAGCTGCAGTTGGAGCAGCAGGTGGCCACAGGCCCGGCCCTGGACAACAAGAAGTGTACACCGCCCATCGAGGCCAGCCAGTGCCACGAGGCCATGCTGACCGACAACGTCAATCAGCTCCTGTTGCTCGACCCACCCAGGAAGCGCCTCGTCGAGTGCGGCAGCCTCTTCAAGGGCATCTGTGCCCTGCGCGCCCTGAGCAACATCTCCACATGCCTCTTCTACGAGGACGGCAGTGGCGAGAAGTCCTTTGTGGCCAGCAATGATGAGAGCGTGGCCACAGTGGGGCTGGTGAGCGCCACAGGCCCTGGCGGTGAGCGTGTGCTGTTCGTGGGCAAAGGCAACGGGCCTCATGACAACGGCATCATCGTGAGCACCCGCCTCCTGGACcgggctgagggcagggaggcctTCGAGGCCTACACAGACCATGCCACCTACAAGGCCGGCTACCTGTCCACCAACACGCAGCAGTTCGTGGCTGCCTTTGAGGACGGCCTGTACGTCTTCTTCGTCTTCAACCAGCAAGACAAGCACCCGCCGCGGAACCGCACGCTGCTGGCGCGCATGTGCAAGCAGGACCCCTTCTACTACTCCTACCTGGAGATGGACCTGCAGTGCCTCGACCCCAGCGACGTCCAGGCCCCTGCCTTTGGCACCTGCCTGGCAGCCTCTGTGGCCGTGCCAGGTGCCGCCAGGGTGCTCTACGCTGTCTTCAGTAAGGATGGCCGGGGCGGTGGGGGGCCCCGTGCAGGCCTCTGCCTGTTCCCACTGGATGAGGTCCATGCCAAGATGGAGGCCAACCGCAATGCCTGCTACACGGGCACGCGGGATGCGGGTCGCGATACCTTCTACAAGCCCTTCCACGGCGACATCCAGTGTGGTGGCCACGGGCAG GGCGCCAGTGAGAGCTTCCCCTGTGGCTCGGAGCACCTGCCCTACCCGCTGGGCAGCCGAGACGGACTCACAGCCATGGCCGTGCTGCAGCGTGGCGGCCTGAACCTGACGGCTGTGACGGTGACCGCAGAAAACGGCCACACCGTTGCCTTCCTGGGCACCTCAGATGGCCGGGTCCTCAAG GTGTACCTCACCCCAGATGGCAGCCCCGCAGAATATGGCTCTATTCTTGTGGAGATCAACAAGAGGATCAAGCAGGACCTGGTGCTCTCTGCAGATCTGTCCAGTCTGTATGCCATGACCCAGGACAAG GTGTTCCGGCTCCCAGTGCAGGAGTGTCTGAGCCACCTGAACTGCGCCCAGTGCCGCAGCTCCCAGGACCCCTACTGCGGCTGGTGCGTCGTCGAGGGACG ATGCACCAGGAGGGCTGAGTGCCCGAGGGCCAACGAGAGTGGCCACTGGCTATGGAGCCGAGACGAGTCCTGTGTGGCCATAACCGGGGCCCAGCCACAGAACATGAGCCGGAGGGCCCAGGGGGAG GTGCAGCTGACTGTCAGTCCCCTCCCGGCCCTGAGGGAGGAGGATGAGCTGCTGTGCCTCTTCGGTGAATCACCGCCACACTCAGCCCGAGTGGAGGGGGACGCCGTCATCTGCAACTCCCCGAGCAACATTCCCAGCACACCGCCCGGCCAGG ACCACGTGGCTGTGAACGTCCAGCTCCTCTTCAGACACGGCAACATCTTTCTTACCTCCCACCTGTACCCCTTCTATGATTGCCGGGAGGCCATGAGCCTGGTGGAGAACCTGCC gtgCATCTCCTGTGCCAGCAATCGCTGGACCTGCCAGTGGGAACTTCGCTACCATGAGTGTCGGGAGGCCTCGCCCAACCCCGAGGATGGCATCGTCCGTGCTCACATG GAGGACAACTGCCCCCAGTTCCTGAACCCCAGCCCACTGGTCATCCCCATGAACCATGAGACAGACGTGACCTTCCAGGGCAAGAACCTGGACACAGTGAAG GGCTCCTCCCTGCACGTAGGCAGTGACCTGCTCAAGTTCGAGGAGCCAGTGAGCGTGCAGGGGCCAGGGACCTTCTTCTTTCGGACCCCAAAG CTGTCCCATGACGCCAATGAGACGCTGCCCCTGCACCTGTACGTCAAATCCTACGGCAAGAACATTGACAGCAAGCTCCAag TGACCCTCTACAACTGCTCCTTTGGCCGAAGTGACTGCAGCCTGTGCCTGGCTGCTGACCCCACCTACCAGTGCGTGTGGTGCAGCGGGCAGGGCAGGTGTGTGTACAAGGCCCTGTGCAGCAACGCCACCTCCGAGTGCCCGCCGCCCGTCATCACCAGG ATCCAGCCTGAGACGGGCCCACTAGGCGGCGGCATTCGTGTCACCATCCACGGGTCAAATTTGGGGGTCAGAGCCGACGACGTCAAGAGGGTCACTGTTGCTGACCGGAACTGCACCTTTGAGCCAGAACGGTACTCTGTGTCCACCCG GATTGTGTGTGCCATCGAGGCTGCAGAGGCGCCCTCCACAGGGGGTGTCATGGTGGAGGTCAATGGGAAGTTCGGCTATTCACCACCCCACGTCCAGTTCACCTACCAG cagccccagcccctcagcGTGGAGCCAAAGCAGGGGCCACAGGCAGGTGGGACCACGCTGACCATCAGTGGCACCCACCTGGACACGGGCTCTGAGGAAGACGTGCGGGTGACCCTCAGTGATGTCCCCTGTAAAGT gacgCAGTTTGGGGCCCAGCTCCAGTGTGTCACAGGCCCCCAGGTGTCTCTGGGGGAGCTGCACCTGGAGATTTACTACGGGGGCTCCCTGGTGCCTAGCCCTGGTGTCACCTTCACCTACCGCGAGAATCCGGTGCTGCGGGCCTTCGAGCCGTTGCGGAGCTTTGTCAG CGGCGGCCGGAGCATCAATGTCACGGGGCAGGGCTTCAGCCTGATCCAGAGATTCGCCATGGTAGTCATAGCCGAGCCCCTGCAGtcctggcggcggcggcgggaggccGGACCCCTGCAGCCCACGATG GTTGTGGGCACGGAGTACACGTTCTACAACGACTCCAAGGTTGTGTTCTTGTCCCCGGCTGTCCCCGAGGAGCCCGAGGCCTACAACCTCACAGCACTCATTCAGATGGACGGGCACCGTGTCCTGCTCAGGACTGAGGCTGGCGCCTTTGAGTACGTGGCCGACCCCACCTTCGAGAACTTTACAGGGGGCGTCAAGAAGCAGGTCAACAAGCTCATCCACGCCCGG GGCACCAATCTGAACAAAGCAATGACACTTCACGAGGCCGAGGCCTTCGTGGGTGCCGAGCGCTGCATCATGAAGACGCTGACTGAGACTGACCTGTACTGTGAACCCCCAGAGGTGCAGCCCCCCCCCAAGCGGCGGCAGAAGCGGGACACGACCAACAACCTGCCTGAGTTCATT GTGAAATTCGGCTCACGGGAGTGGGTGCTGGGCCGCGTGGAGTATGACACGCGTGTGAGTGATGTGCCACTCAGCCTCATCCTGCCACTGGTCATTGTGCCCATGGTGGCTGTCATTGCTGTGTCTGTCTACTGCTACTG GAGGAAGAGCCAGCAAGCGGAGCGCGAGTATGAGAAGATCAAGTCCCAGCTGGAGGGCTTGGAGGAAAGCGTGCGGGACCGCTGCAAGAAGGAGTTCACGG ACCTCATGATCGAGATGGAGGACCAGACAAACGACGTGCACGAGGCGGGCATCCCCGTGCTGGACTACAAGACCTACACCGACCGCGTCTTCTTCCTGCCCTCCAAGGACGGTGACAAGGATGTGATGATCACGGGCAAGCTGGACATCCCCGAGTCGCGGCGGCCTGTGGTGGAGCAGGCCCTATACCAGTTCTCCAACCTGCTCAACAGCAAGTCCTTCCTCATCAAT TTCATCCACACCCTGGAGAACCAACGGGAGTTCTCGGCCCGCGCTAAGGTCTACTTTGCATCGCTGCTGACGGTGGCGCTGCACGGGAAGCTGGAGTACTACACGGACATCATGCGCACGCTCTTCCTGGAGCTCATGGAGCAGTACGTGGTGGCCAAGAACCCCAAGCTGATGCTGCGCAG GTCTGAGACAGTGGTGGAGAGGATGCTGTCCAACTGGATGTCCATCTGCCTGTACCAGTACCTCAAG GACAGCGCTGGCGAGCCACTGTACAAGCTCTTCAAGGCCATTAAGCATCAGGTAGAGAAGGGACCAGTGGACGCCGTGCAGAAGAAGGCTAAATACACCCTCAATGACACAGGCCTGCTGGGCGACGATGTGGAGTATGCGCCCCTG ACGGTGAGCGTGATCGTTCAGGATGAAGGGGTCGACGCTGTCCCTGTCAAGGTCCTCAACTGTGACACCATCTCCCAGGTCAAGGAGAAGATCATTGACCAAGTGTACCGCACACAGCCTTGCTCTCGCTGGCCCAAGGCTGACAGTGTGGTCCTCG AGTGGCGTCCTGGGTCCACAGCGCAGATCCTGTCAGACCTGGACCTGACGTCTCAGCGGGAGGGCCGCTGGAAGCGCATCAACACCCTGATGCACTACAAC GTCCGGGACGGCGCCACTCTCCTCCTGTCAAAGGTGGGGGTCTCCCAGCAGCCGGAGGACAGCCAGCAGGACCTGCCCGGGGAGC GCCACgccctcctggaggaggagaacCGGGTGTGGCACCTGGTGCGGCCCACAGACGAGGTGGACGAAGGCAAGTCGAAGCGCGGCAGTGTGAAGGAGAAGGAGCGCACCAAGGCCATCACCGAAATCTACCTGACTCGCCTGCTGTCCGTCAAG ggCACACTGCAGCAGTTTGTGGACAACTTCTTCCAGAGCGTGCTGGCTCCTGGGAAAGCCGTGCCACCCGCCGTCAAGTACTTCTTCGACTTCCTGGACGAGCAAGCAGAGAAGCATGACATCAGGGATGAGGATACTGTCCACATCTGGAAGACCAACAG tttaccaCTCCGGTTCTGGGTGAACATCCTCAAGAACCCTCACTTCATCTTTGACGTGCACGTCCACGAGGTGGTGGACGCCTCCCTGTCGGTCATCGCACAGACCTTCATGGATGCCTGCACGCGCACAGAGCACAAGCTGAGCCGC GACTCTCCCAGCAACAAGCTGCTCTACGCGAAGGAGATCTCCACCTACAAGAAGATGGTAGAGGA TTACTACAAGGGGATCAGACAGATGGTGCAGGTCAGCGACCAGGACATGAACACACATTTGGCAGAGATTTCCCGG GCACACACGGACTCCCTGAACACCCTTGTGGCCCTGCACCAGCTCTACCAGTACACCCAGAAGTACTATGACGAG ATCATCAACGCCCTAGAGGACGATCCTGCCGCCCAGAAGATGCAGCTGGCCTTCCGCCTCCAGCAGATCGCGGCTGCACTTGAGAACAAAGTCACAGACCTCTGA